A single region of the Ahaetulla prasina isolate Xishuangbanna chromosome 13, ASM2864084v1, whole genome shotgun sequence genome encodes:
- the C13H15orf39 gene encoding uncharacterized protein C15orf39 homolog isoform X2 encodes MAEKRILEAVSTMSYSKRPRLEVDPTHVFPVGLCQSSSLPDFPMEDHYSYKGSYFTFPLQCHEAPKTLTHWSAAENYSHCPAGAPGHSPRTEKTSCPSEMEGLNARPRLPGSEKVNECITHERWASYVGHTGVIQQGWVQGYPAQHLPPAPAACSTLAAPKPVYRGHAYGAESGYPPKRALTFRMQMENYSKCLEWSSSSSTLPTGAKSHVYGTAGSKKTSGAENGVVQLRQGSQEGAVHSAGFMPYHKTLEKCHGAQNGSSLDASYPSVSQKSNSESPTTGSNSRKHMWSRPPPSPLPPPPPPLPPPPLHPSSLLVNRQDLVYQERSPSCYPLGSYPLTSHEQMLLYHQSYVQAEKTNSVFALAACKGFGSPPSREDGQMFPGSYFQQTSHSYYPGHLESYLYQAVGPPPLTPSEEVHSSREHEHPQNATAKVDFSPKTPVSACAVPEKPAPACSPWRSRGGLPDWCESSRVAREASTNSSGLQAFPSIHQADRLSHCYNRVEKTEENDCKKDLFPPEKVTGEVEESSETCKKFSLTYESRKRSITPQKNEPGGCIMISDSPIVCHNPYSKPALPKNVLKTPNIQSTSRGHWSPEDQPKGLHERREGPLTSSPPMPVINNVFSLAPYQAYLEGSADLVELDATKCCQAEESLPKSRSKSVENGFVPWTGSQRSTEESRLDLPREEGTTRNTIAKSGDAELNKNSLPTGQGGGDYAGPWESFKVKLSSPTDPASCQPSPANHSNDRVERLTQEDHVLDLSFKTEDLVAERPDLPQLPKKAEAPDVGGPKIQGEEVKEKAADSQGSASQANRETSVLPINGDSRGNRHFHSSAAFLFKKFKILKAHAAEAASGGVKDVSPPKGTDAQVTQPNGPLVEPSLPQTVTPSSETLILQIKCVNAQLPNASTLLPLSAPPGSSPALRELQVLDPATEKLLGQQKYSPRQYFTVVHTCVCTIISGVVSTSSPDQLKEWLEMAESTVELQERTVSSTKPKNGSKVSEGPKLSKGKEIWLAFKGVEVLVKKLQSQLEIFLLYNKCPFPHVMRAGATFIPIHVVKEELFPNLPGVLVDHVLQDHKVELRPTTLSEEKALRDLDLKSCTSRMLKLLALKQLPDIYLDLLTLHWHECVKEQLGPSSQACLHTSKGSCEVDPKQRS; translated from the exons ATGGCAGAGAAGCGGATCCTGGAAGCTGTGAGCACCATGAGTTACAGCAAGCGCCCTCGACTGGAGGTGGACCCAACCCATGTCTTCCCGGTGGGTTTGTGCCAGTCAAGTAGTTTGCCCGACTTCCCCATGGAAGACCATTACAGTTATAAAGGCTCCTATTTTACTTTCCCGCTCCAGTGCCATGAAGCGCCCAAAACTTTAACTCACTGGTCGGCTGCCGAGAACTACAGCCATTGCCCGGCTGGCgcgcctggccactctccaaggaCAGAGAAAACTTCCTGCCCGTCCGAAATGGAAGGTTTGAACGCCCGTCCGAGACTTCCGGGTTCTGAGAAGGTCAATGAATGTATCACCCACGAACGGTGGGCCAGCTACGTGGGTCACACGGGCGTCATCCAGCAAGGTTGGGTCCAGGGATACCCAGCTCAGCATCTCCCTCCAGCTCCTGCAGCTTGCTCCACCTTGGCAGCCCCCAAACCGGTTTACCGAGGCCACGCCTACGGGGCGGAATCGGGCTACCCTCCCAAAAGGGCTCTGACCTTCCGAATGCAGAtggagaactactcaaaatgtttggaATGGTCTTCCTCGTCTTCCACTTTGCCGACTGGTGCCAAGAGTCACGTTTACGGCACTGCGGGCTCCAAGAAAACCTCGGGGGCCGAGAATGGTGTGGTGCAGTTGCGACAGGGGTCCCAAGAGGGTGCTGTTCACTCCGCTGGCTTCATGCCTTACCATAAGACATTGGAGAAATGCCATGGGGCACAGAATGGCTCTTCCTTGGATGCCAGCTACCCCTCTGTAAGTCAGAAAAGCAACTCCGAGTCTCCAACAACGGGTAGCAATTCCAGAAAACACATGTGGTCCAGGCCACCGCcctcacctcttcctcctcctcctccacctcttcctcctcctcctcttcatccttcCAGCTTGCTGGTGAATCGCCAGGACCTAGTGTACCAGGAGCGATCCCCCTCCTGCTACCCTCTAGGATCGTATCCTCTGACTTCTCACGAACAGATGTTGTTGTATCATCAGAGCTATGTGCAAGCCGAAAAAACAAACTCGGTCTTTGCTTTGGCGGCCTGCAAAGGTTTTGGGTCTCCACCAAGCCGTGAAGATGGGCAGATGTTCCCCGGGTCATATTTTCAGCAAACCTCTCATAGTTATTATCCTGGGCATCTGGAGAGCTACCTTTACCAGGCGGTGGGCCCACCTCCATTGACCCCCTCTGAAGAGGTTCACTCTTCAAGGGAGCACGAGCACCCACAGAATGCGACCGCCAAGGTGGACTTCAGCCCAAAGACGCCCGTTTCTGCCTGTGCTGTGCCTGAAAAGCCTGCTCCAGCTTGTAGTCCTTGGCGCAGCCGAGGTGGCCTTCCAGACTGGTGTGAGAGTAGCCGTGTTGCAAGAGAAGCCAGCACAAATTCTTCGGGTCTACAAGCTTTCCCTTCCATTCATCAAGCAGACCGGCTGTCTCATTGTTACAACAGGGTTGAAAAGACGGAGGAAAACGATTGCAAGAAGGATCTTTTTCCGCCAGAAAAGGTGACGGGGGAGGTGGAGGAATCTTCTGAGACATGCAAAAAATTCTCCTTAACGTATGAATCTAGGAAGAGGAGCATCACCCCTCAAAAAAATGAACCAGGGGGCTGCATAATGATTTCTGATAGCCCGATTGTCTGCCACAATCCCTACTCCAAACCAGCCCTGCCCAAAAACGTTCTGAAGACTCCCAACATCCAGTCTACGTCTCGTGGACACTGGTCCCCAGAGGATCAACCGAAGGGACTCCATGAACGCCGGGAAGGTCCCTTGACGTCTTCTCCTCCCATGCCTGTCatcaacaacgtcttcagcttagCTCCCTACCAAGCCTACTTAGAAGGTTCTGCTGATTTGGTGGAACTGGACGCCACTAAATGTTGCCAGGCCGAGGAGTCGCTTCCCAAAAGCAGAAGCAAGAGCGTTGAAAATGGATTTGTGCCTTGGACAGGATCTCAAAGATCCACCGAAGAATCCAGGTTGGATCTGCCGAGGGAGGAAGGAACCACTCGCAATACGATCGCGAAAAGTGGAGATGCTGAGTTGAATAAAAACAGTCTCCCAACAGGGCAAGGGGGTGGAGATTATGCTGGCCCTTGGGAAAGTTTCAAGGTCAAGCTTTCGAGTCCAACTGATCCTGCGTCCTGCCAACCATCCCCTGCCAATCATTCCAATGATAGAGTTGAGAGACTCACTCAAGAAGACCATGTCTTGGACCTCAGCTTTAAAACGGAAGACTTGGTGGCAGAGCGACCTGATCTTCCGCAGCTGCCCAAGAAGGCTGAGGCTCCGGACGTTGGCGGTCCAAAGATCCAAGGTGAAGAAGTCAAGGAGAAAGCAGCCGACAGCCAGGGCTCGGCCTCCCAGGCAAACAGAGAAACCTCAGTGCTGCCTATCAATGGCGATTCGAGAGGCAACCGGCATTTTCACAGCTCCGCGGCCTTTCTGTTCAAGAAATTCAAAATCCTAAAAGCTCACGCGGCAGAAGCTGCCTCTGGGGGGGTCAAGGATGTCTCCCCCCCAAAAGGGACTGACGCACAAGTGACTCAGCCAAATGGCCCCTTGGTTGAGCCCAGCCTTCCCCAGACTGTGACGCCATCCTCCGAAACTCTGATTTTGCAGATCAAATGCGTGAATGCTCAGCTGCCCAATGCTTCGACGCTCTTGCCTCTTAGTGCCCCTCCTGGCTCTTCTCCTGCCCTTAGAGAGCTCCAGGTTCTGGATCCCGCCACTGAAAAGCTTCTTGGTCAGCAGAAATATTCACCCAGGCAATATTTCACAGTGGTGCATACCTGCGTCTGCACTATAATATCTGGTGTAGTGTCTACCTCCTCCCCTGACCAACTCAAGGAATGGCTGGAGATGGCCGAGTCCACCGTGGAGCTGCAGGAGAGGACCGTCAGTTCCACCAAGCCCAAAAATGGTTCAAAGGTCTCTGAAGGCCCCAAGCTCTCCAAGGGCAAAGAGATCTGGTTGGCCTTTAAGGGCGTAGAGGTGCTTGTCAAGAAGTTGCAGTCTCAACTGGAGATATTCCTGCTCTATAATAAGTGTCCTTTCCCTCACGTGATGCGCGCCGGCGCCACCTTCATCCCTATTCACGTGGTGAAGGAGGAACTCTTCCCCAATCTTCCTGGTGTGTTGGTTGACCATGTCTTGCAGGACCACAAGGTGGAACTGCGTCCTACCACCTTGTCTGAAGAGAAGGCGTTGAGGGACTTGGACCTCAAGAGCTGTACTTCTCGGATGTTGAAGCTGCTGGCTTTGAAACAGCTGCCGGACATTTACCTGGACCTCTTAACCCTTCATTGGCATGAGTGCGTCAAGGAGCAGCTTG gtcCAAGTTCACAGGCGTGCCTGCACACCTCCAA AGGATCCTGCGAAGTCGATCCCAAACAGAGAAGTTGA
- the C13H15orf39 gene encoding uncharacterized protein C15orf39 homolog isoform X1 has product MAEKRILEAVSTMSYSKRPRLEVDPTHVFPVGLCQSSSLPDFPMEDHYSYKGSYFTFPLQCHEAPKTLTHWSAAENYSHCPAGAPGHSPRTEKTSCPSEMEGLNARPRLPGSEKVNECITHERWASYVGHTGVIQQGWVQGYPAQHLPPAPAACSTLAAPKPVYRGHAYGAESGYPPKRALTFRMQMENYSKCLEWSSSSSTLPTGAKSHVYGTAGSKKTSGAENGVVQLRQGSQEGAVHSAGFMPYHKTLEKCHGAQNGSSLDASYPSVSQKSNSESPTTGSNSRKHMWSRPPPSPLPPPPPPLPPPPLHPSSLLVNRQDLVYQERSPSCYPLGSYPLTSHEQMLLYHQSYVQAEKTNSVFALAACKGFGSPPSREDGQMFPGSYFQQTSHSYYPGHLESYLYQAVGPPPLTPSEEVHSSREHEHPQNATAKVDFSPKTPVSACAVPEKPAPACSPWRSRGGLPDWCESSRVAREASTNSSGLQAFPSIHQADRLSHCYNRVEKTEENDCKKDLFPPEKVTGEVEESSETCKKFSLTYESRKRSITPQKNEPGGCIMISDSPIVCHNPYSKPALPKNVLKTPNIQSTSRGHWSPEDQPKGLHERREGPLTSSPPMPVINNVFSLAPYQAYLEGSADLVELDATKCCQAEESLPKSRSKSVENGFVPWTGSQRSTEESRLDLPREEGTTRNTIAKSGDAELNKNSLPTGQGGGDYAGPWESFKVKLSSPTDPASCQPSPANHSNDRVERLTQEDHVLDLSFKTEDLVAERPDLPQLPKKAEAPDVGGPKIQGEEVKEKAADSQGSASQANRETSVLPINGDSRGNRHFHSSAAFLFKKFKILKAHAAEAASGGVKDVSPPKGTDAQVTQPNGPLVEPSLPQTVTPSSETLILQIKCVNAQLPNASTLLPLSAPPGSSPALRELQVLDPATEKLLGQQKYSPRQYFTVVHTCVCTIISGVVSTSSPDQLKEWLEMAESTVELQERTVSSTKPKNGSKVSEGPKLSKGKEIWLAFKGVEVLVKKLQSQLEIFLLYNKCPFPHVMRAGATFIPIHVVKEELFPNLPGVLVDHVLQDHKVELRPTTLSEEKALRDLDLKSCTSRMLKLLALKQLPDIYLDLLTLHWHECVKEQLEDPAKSIPNREVEALGTDATTESLDQDFREESTKGKTCGLAACFGTTSLHYETLQPEDKEETLARCSSPSLQRGCVLKGMKVLPKEDAALETKGLTLCPGARRPSHKQPRALELQLTAKVTRRATRASKILHLRKSMVHIQFQNALQDIQGPPILGPSGKGKKVPPPLLLKRFKHRRHGCAKVPPLPSEYPELVGKRIRHLYEEKDKTEAWYQGVVLRVHKPHKNPLKTVYEVKYDSEPEWQYYLEILQDYKKGWVELDE; this is encoded by the exons ATGGCAGAGAAGCGGATCCTGGAAGCTGTGAGCACCATGAGTTACAGCAAGCGCCCTCGACTGGAGGTGGACCCAACCCATGTCTTCCCGGTGGGTTTGTGCCAGTCAAGTAGTTTGCCCGACTTCCCCATGGAAGACCATTACAGTTATAAAGGCTCCTATTTTACTTTCCCGCTCCAGTGCCATGAAGCGCCCAAAACTTTAACTCACTGGTCGGCTGCCGAGAACTACAGCCATTGCCCGGCTGGCgcgcctggccactctccaaggaCAGAGAAAACTTCCTGCCCGTCCGAAATGGAAGGTTTGAACGCCCGTCCGAGACTTCCGGGTTCTGAGAAGGTCAATGAATGTATCACCCACGAACGGTGGGCCAGCTACGTGGGTCACACGGGCGTCATCCAGCAAGGTTGGGTCCAGGGATACCCAGCTCAGCATCTCCCTCCAGCTCCTGCAGCTTGCTCCACCTTGGCAGCCCCCAAACCGGTTTACCGAGGCCACGCCTACGGGGCGGAATCGGGCTACCCTCCCAAAAGGGCTCTGACCTTCCGAATGCAGAtggagaactactcaaaatgtttggaATGGTCTTCCTCGTCTTCCACTTTGCCGACTGGTGCCAAGAGTCACGTTTACGGCACTGCGGGCTCCAAGAAAACCTCGGGGGCCGAGAATGGTGTGGTGCAGTTGCGACAGGGGTCCCAAGAGGGTGCTGTTCACTCCGCTGGCTTCATGCCTTACCATAAGACATTGGAGAAATGCCATGGGGCACAGAATGGCTCTTCCTTGGATGCCAGCTACCCCTCTGTAAGTCAGAAAAGCAACTCCGAGTCTCCAACAACGGGTAGCAATTCCAGAAAACACATGTGGTCCAGGCCACCGCcctcacctcttcctcctcctcctccacctcttcctcctcctcctcttcatccttcCAGCTTGCTGGTGAATCGCCAGGACCTAGTGTACCAGGAGCGATCCCCCTCCTGCTACCCTCTAGGATCGTATCCTCTGACTTCTCACGAACAGATGTTGTTGTATCATCAGAGCTATGTGCAAGCCGAAAAAACAAACTCGGTCTTTGCTTTGGCGGCCTGCAAAGGTTTTGGGTCTCCACCAAGCCGTGAAGATGGGCAGATGTTCCCCGGGTCATATTTTCAGCAAACCTCTCATAGTTATTATCCTGGGCATCTGGAGAGCTACCTTTACCAGGCGGTGGGCCCACCTCCATTGACCCCCTCTGAAGAGGTTCACTCTTCAAGGGAGCACGAGCACCCACAGAATGCGACCGCCAAGGTGGACTTCAGCCCAAAGACGCCCGTTTCTGCCTGTGCTGTGCCTGAAAAGCCTGCTCCAGCTTGTAGTCCTTGGCGCAGCCGAGGTGGCCTTCCAGACTGGTGTGAGAGTAGCCGTGTTGCAAGAGAAGCCAGCACAAATTCTTCGGGTCTACAAGCTTTCCCTTCCATTCATCAAGCAGACCGGCTGTCTCATTGTTACAACAGGGTTGAAAAGACGGAGGAAAACGATTGCAAGAAGGATCTTTTTCCGCCAGAAAAGGTGACGGGGGAGGTGGAGGAATCTTCTGAGACATGCAAAAAATTCTCCTTAACGTATGAATCTAGGAAGAGGAGCATCACCCCTCAAAAAAATGAACCAGGGGGCTGCATAATGATTTCTGATAGCCCGATTGTCTGCCACAATCCCTACTCCAAACCAGCCCTGCCCAAAAACGTTCTGAAGACTCCCAACATCCAGTCTACGTCTCGTGGACACTGGTCCCCAGAGGATCAACCGAAGGGACTCCATGAACGCCGGGAAGGTCCCTTGACGTCTTCTCCTCCCATGCCTGTCatcaacaacgtcttcagcttagCTCCCTACCAAGCCTACTTAGAAGGTTCTGCTGATTTGGTGGAACTGGACGCCACTAAATGTTGCCAGGCCGAGGAGTCGCTTCCCAAAAGCAGAAGCAAGAGCGTTGAAAATGGATTTGTGCCTTGGACAGGATCTCAAAGATCCACCGAAGAATCCAGGTTGGATCTGCCGAGGGAGGAAGGAACCACTCGCAATACGATCGCGAAAAGTGGAGATGCTGAGTTGAATAAAAACAGTCTCCCAACAGGGCAAGGGGGTGGAGATTATGCTGGCCCTTGGGAAAGTTTCAAGGTCAAGCTTTCGAGTCCAACTGATCCTGCGTCCTGCCAACCATCCCCTGCCAATCATTCCAATGATAGAGTTGAGAGACTCACTCAAGAAGACCATGTCTTGGACCTCAGCTTTAAAACGGAAGACTTGGTGGCAGAGCGACCTGATCTTCCGCAGCTGCCCAAGAAGGCTGAGGCTCCGGACGTTGGCGGTCCAAAGATCCAAGGTGAAGAAGTCAAGGAGAAAGCAGCCGACAGCCAGGGCTCGGCCTCCCAGGCAAACAGAGAAACCTCAGTGCTGCCTATCAATGGCGATTCGAGAGGCAACCGGCATTTTCACAGCTCCGCGGCCTTTCTGTTCAAGAAATTCAAAATCCTAAAAGCTCACGCGGCAGAAGCTGCCTCTGGGGGGGTCAAGGATGTCTCCCCCCCAAAAGGGACTGACGCACAAGTGACTCAGCCAAATGGCCCCTTGGTTGAGCCCAGCCTTCCCCAGACTGTGACGCCATCCTCCGAAACTCTGATTTTGCAGATCAAATGCGTGAATGCTCAGCTGCCCAATGCTTCGACGCTCTTGCCTCTTAGTGCCCCTCCTGGCTCTTCTCCTGCCCTTAGAGAGCTCCAGGTTCTGGATCCCGCCACTGAAAAGCTTCTTGGTCAGCAGAAATATTCACCCAGGCAATATTTCACAGTGGTGCATACCTGCGTCTGCACTATAATATCTGGTGTAGTGTCTACCTCCTCCCCTGACCAACTCAAGGAATGGCTGGAGATGGCCGAGTCCACCGTGGAGCTGCAGGAGAGGACCGTCAGTTCCACCAAGCCCAAAAATGGTTCAAAGGTCTCTGAAGGCCCCAAGCTCTCCAAGGGCAAAGAGATCTGGTTGGCCTTTAAGGGCGTAGAGGTGCTTGTCAAGAAGTTGCAGTCTCAACTGGAGATATTCCTGCTCTATAATAAGTGTCCTTTCCCTCACGTGATGCGCGCCGGCGCCACCTTCATCCCTATTCACGTGGTGAAGGAGGAACTCTTCCCCAATCTTCCTGGTGTGTTGGTTGACCATGTCTTGCAGGACCACAAGGTGGAACTGCGTCCTACCACCTTGTCTGAAGAGAAGGCGTTGAGGGACTTGGACCTCAAGAGCTGTACTTCTCGGATGTTGAAGCTGCTGGCTTTGAAACAGCTGCCGGACATTTACCTGGACCTCTTAACCCTTCATTGGCATGAGTGCGTCAAGGAGCAGCTTG AGGATCCTGCGAAGTCGATCCCAAACAGAGAAGTTGAGGCGTTAGGAACAGATGCAACCACTGAGTCTCTTGACCAGGACTTCCGAGAGGAGAGTACCAAAGGCAAAACATGTGGATTGGCAGCCTGTTTTGGAACTACATCCTTGCATTATGAGACTCTCCAACCAGAAGATAAAGAAGAGACCCTGGCCAGATGTTCTTCACCTTCCCTACAACGTGGTTGTGTGCTAAAGGGGATGAAGGTGCTTCCTAAGGAAGACGCAGCCTTGGAGACTAAGGGACTCACTCTTTGCCCTGGTGCTAGGAGGCCATCCCATAAACAGCCAAGGGCTCTTGAGCTTCAATTGACTGCGAAGGTCACTAGGAGGGCAACCAGGGCTTCCAAGATCCTTCACCTCCGGAAATCCATGGTTCACATCCAATTCCAGAATGCTCTTCAGGACATTCAAGGACCTCCGATTCTTGGTCCTtcagggaaggggaagaaagttCCACCACCACTCCTCCTAAAGCGTTTCAAGCATCGGAGACACGGTTGTGCCAAGGTTCCTCCCTTGCCCTCTGAGTATCCAGAACTTGTTGGGAAGAGGATCAGGCACTTGTACGAGGAGAAGGACAAGACAGAGGCCTGGTATCAGGGCGTGGTACTTCGCGTTCACAAGCCCCACAAGAACCCTTTGAAGACAGTTTATGAGGTGAAATATGATAGCGAGCCAGAGTGGCAATATTACCTCGAGATTCTGCAGGATTATAAGAAAGGTTGGGTGGAGCTGGATGAATGA
- the LOC131184771 gene encoding uncharacterized protein LOC131184771 gives MGTSLQGLVSSTGTESLGTMERRSVFLPSSSEGTTQSSGASKFFRSRSNNFPAPTSIPSHVASSKKTLFDQAPTYNEDYDTARLAAANPPTDVTIPVTQPLSSLWVSARYPVETTAQVAMPTPVTSTRLQSEETSGVSTQQQGEPLSLSRSSRGPISRRIEPRELFPPSTATARSHLDPENSTAAHPYEESVTASLPIHSLVTVVSSSAQQSTEDSILQGSQQLEVSFTTPLTNSSPPGSSTVEAVFSLDVAANESNWMVVGSTDTIPTSAAETPRHQVSLEVTQLAFATATVGLLKETSPFLEPQSSLLKDHIESVPPTSSFGTSKEDEVSLVSYNTLTSSLVEAVTLEPKDNTSSVAEGYVDPTVSTISKAETEATSVGVNFLNHQTSSPLSTLLSGNAEIGPRVPFETDLLETVAHTSDYGKPLETQYYGRKRAIAASTKELPTSKSPLTAMEADSVRRLTSVHPVDARGTGATPLSPRSSTTPMSKMWQTWKESSEPETIADFLVTKVFSLGTTKNDSAVPSLPYLDTGDVLYPTGATSTRLTYTDLSEGHTTSASVESSGSPVEQKLPSPSQSHPTVSLPGLIEFDRSSVTPSHHSLLSSITSIPFSTINVPESTSKTFINITEGHLVRKGHQVTGTSTANNIQMIGRTTLTIRSSRFTRSSNSDVPAYPSSVLETKSNQATPIFSATTTLWTSRRTLPVESKTTCRNLSCPESIFTPPQNIAAQLVTSQPFLTKKFLSTILGTAAPKKHVTLADAEVSGSEERETTTLPRTKMVTRVQHDHSSQQARSEFTTSPLNQSVKENLTLGKFVSTVPAVRILSLWFRLLKINYTNALMNKSSESYKKLEKEIKLTLKKMLSTYENFLHAKVLRFLNGSVVVESQVVFQATGLLPTPSDIIRTIVTKVESRKIDAFFDWRIDVRSLHLNGFSLKNLEPEKLAVFFSLLELGSISAFDHKNLAQEHLESLKIKMKFLLGTRYVVPLISLVDNRNAQGGVDINGNIFIRSVTHVDIPWILKALIGLSNVSVDLISLSINGSKLSLQVFPVSFLITNRIFNEKMLDRSSAERQNIAKDLSDTLTRILGKYENLLQVAIRKITGGSLVCYGDVIFQQPAPSNKAVLQTLAFSVDPKDYLDSSSFQVDRPS, from the exons ATGGGCACAAGTCTTCAGGGTCTGGTTTCTTCTACTGGAACAGAGTCCCTTGGCACCATGGAGCGAAGATCAGTGTTTCTCCCATCAAGTAGTGAAGGAACCACTCAGAGCTCTGGTGCTTCCAAGTTCTTCAGATCTCGTAGCAATAACTTCCCAGCTCCAACTTCTATTCCATCTCATGTGGCAAGCTCAAAAAAGACCCTCTTTGACCAGGCGCCCACATATAATGAAGACTATGATACTGCTCGATTGGCTGCTGCCAACCCTCCAACAGATGTCACCATTCCTGTAACTCAACCTCTCTCCTCCCTTTGGGTCTCTGCTAGATACCCAGTTGAAACCACCGCTCAAGTTGCTATGCCTACACCTGTAACCTCGACAAGATTGCAGTCAGAAGAGACCAGTGGGGTTTCCACTCAGCAGCAAGGGGAACCTCTGAGCCTCAGTCGGTCTTCGCGTGGACCCATTTCCAGAAGGATTGAGCCCCGTGAGCTTTTTCCTCCATCAACTGCAACTGCTAGATCCCATCTTGATCCAGAGAATTCCACAGCAGCCCATCCTTATGAAGAAAGTGTCACAGCCTCACTGCCTATCCATAGCTTAGTTACAGTGGTGAGTTCTTCAGCCCAACAATCGACAGAAGATTCCATCTTGCAGGGATCTCAACAGCTTGAAGTCAGTTTCACGACGCCATTGACAAATTCCAGTCCACCAGGCTCATCTACTGTGGAAGCAGTGTTTTCTCTTGATGTGGCTGCTAATGAGAGCAATTGGATGGTGGTAGGGTCTACTGATACTATTCCTACGTCTGCAGCCGAGACACCAAGACACCAAGTTTCACTTGAAGTGACACAGCTTGCTTTTGCAACTGCAACTGTTGGCCTTCTGAAGGAAACCAGTCCTTTTCTTGAACCCCAGAGTTCTCTATTGAAAGACCACATTGAAAGCGTTCCACCAACTTCAtcttttggaacttcaaaagaagATGAGGTCTCCTTGGTTTCTTATAACACACTAACTAGCTCCCTGGTGGAAGCGGTCACATTGGAACCAAAGGACAACACTTCTTCCGTAGCTGAAGGTTACGTTGATCCTACAGTGAGCACCATCTCAAAAGCTGAAACTGAGGCAACCAGTGTTGGTGTCAATTTCTTGAATCATCAGACTTCTTCACCATTGAGCACACTGCTTTCTGGAAATGCTGAAATTGGGCCCCGAGTTCCTTTTGAGACCGATCTGTTGGAAACTGTAGCCCACACTTCTGATTACGGGAAGCCATTAGAGACCCAATACTATGGAAGAAAGAGAGCGATTGCAGCAAGTACGAAAGAGTTACCTACCTCAAAGTCTCCCCTAACTGCCATGGAAGCTGATTCAGTCAGAAGACTGACCAGTGTTCACCCAGTAGATGCCAGGGGAACTGGAGCTACTCCATTATCTCCTCGAAGTTCTACCACTCCTATGTCCAAGATGTGGCAAACATGGAAGGAGTCTTCTGAGCCTGAGACAATTGCAGATTTCTTGGTGACAAAGGTATTTAGTCTTGGTACCACAAAAAACGACTCTGCTGTTCCATCACTCCCATATTTAGATACAGGAGATGTTCTATATCCAACTGGAGCAACCTCAACTAGACTGACCTACACTGATCTTTCAGAAGGACACACCACTAGTGCTTCAGTGGAGTCTTCTGGCAGTCCTGTTGAACAGAAGCTTCCCAGTCCATCACAATCTCATCCCACAGTTTCTCTTCCAGGTTTGATAGAATTTGATAGATCTTCAGTCACACCATCCCACCACTCTTTATTGTCAAGCATTACCTCCATTCCCTTCTCTACAATCAATGTTCCAGAGTCAACTTCGAAAACGTTTATCAACATTACGGAGGGCCACCTAGTTAGAAAAGGACACCAGGTCACAGGTACCTCCACTgcaaataatatacaaatgatcGGCAGAACAACTTTGACCATTCGTAGCTCAAGATTCACCAGATCCAGTAATTCTGATGTTCCTGCATATCCATCTTCTGTCCTGGAGACCAAATCCAACCAGGCAACTCCTATATTTTCTGCTACAACTACTCTGTGGACCTCTCGAAGAACTCTTCCAGTTGAATCAAAAACTACTTGTAGGAACCTCTCTTGCCCAGAGAGTATCTTCACACCGCCTCAGAATATAGCGGCTCAACTCGTGACTTCCCAACCATTTTTGACCAAAAAGTTTTTGAGCACTATCTTAGGGACGGCAGCGCCCAAGAAACATGTGACCCTTGCAGATGCCGAGGTATCCGGatcagaagagagagagacaactaCATTACCCAGAACAAAAATGGTGACCAGAGTCCAACATGATCATTCTTCACAGCAGGCCAGGTCCGAATTCACCACCTCGCCGTTGAACCAGTCAGTGAAGGAGAATTTGACCCTGGGTAAATTCGTTTCAACTGTTCCAGCAGTGCGTATCCTGTCTTTGTGGTTTCGTCTCCTCAAAATAAATTACACCAACGCCCTGATGAACAAGTCTTCGGAAAGTTATAAGAAactggaaaaagaaattaaattaacg TTAAAGAAGATGCTGTCTACCTATGAGAACTTTCTGCATGCAAAGGTTCTTCGTTTCTT GAATGGATCCGTCGTAGTGGAGAGCCAGGTGGTCTTCCAGGCAACAGGCCTTCTTCCCACCCCCTCTGACATCATACGGACAATTGTGACAAAGGTTGAGAGCCGGAAAATAGATGCGTTTTTTGACTGGAGGATAGATGTGAGATCTTTGCACTTAAATG GATTCAGCTTGAAAAATCTAGAACCTGAGAAGTTGGCTGTATTTTTCAGTCTCCTGGAACTGGGGTCCATATCAGCCTTTGATCACAAGAACCTTGCTCAAGAACACTTGGAAAGTCTGAAGATCAAG ATGAAATTCTTGCTTGGAACCCGATATGTAGTTCCTTTGATCTCGCTTGTTGATAATCG AAATGCCCAAGGTGGCGTTGATATAAATGGAAATATCTTCATCAGGAGCGTTACTCATGTGGACATTCCCTGGATTCTCAAAGCACTGATTGGGCTTTCAAATGTGTCTGTGGACCTCATCTCACTCTCCATCAACG GTTCAAAGCTCAGTCTGCAGGTCTTCCCAGTTTCCTTCTTGATAACCAACAGAATATTCAATGAGAAGATGTTGGACCGTTCTTCTGCAGAACGTCAGAACATTGCCAAGGATCTCTCCGATACG CTTACCCGTATACTTGGCAAATACGAAAATCTCCTCCAAGTGGCAATCCGTAAGATCAC AGGCGGCTCTCTTGTTTGTTACGGAGACGTGATATTTCAGCAACCAGCGCCAAGCAACAAGGCTGTTCTCCAGACTCTGGCATTTTCGGTCGATCCAAAGGATTACCTAGATTCCTCGAGTTTTCAagtggatcg accttcctga